The stretch of DNA CCATATTTAGGGCCAACACACTATAGGCCGCCTTGTTTATTATCCGGTTATCTTTACGAACCTTGAAATGGATAGCATCAAGAAAAACAATAGGGTATATACGGTCAAGTGTCCGGGACTGCCACTCTGCAATCATCGGTAGTATTTTGTCTGTTATCTTGCTGACCATGGTAGGGGATACGTCGATACCGTAGATATCCCTCATGTGGTCCTCAATATCACGTGTAGACATACCCTTGGCGTACATGGCTATAATTTGGTCTTCAAGCTGGTTGGATGTCTTTTCATATTTGCCGATAATCCTGGGTTCAAATTCACCATTACGATCCCGTGGGATTTCTACTTCTGTCTTGCCAAACTTAGTTTGGATAGTCTTCTTATTGTAACCGTTGCGACTGTTGCCAGTATTATTGCCTTCAATGCTGTGTTTTTTATACCCGAGGTGCTCTTCAATTTCAGCCTCGAATATCTGCTGCAAGGTGTCCTTGAATAGATTCTTGAGCATCTCATGTACGTCTTCTACGGTGCGGCAATCCTTTGCTAATTCCTTGATCGTTTTGTCTTGCATGGCTTGCATAAATGGTCATCTCCTTTATTGGTAGTTATAACCATTTACACTAAATTAATTACGTTCTCTTCATATATTTTCAGAAATATGTAGGGGATACTTCATTTTTTACTGTTAGCTAAAATATTTTTTATATCACTAAGTCTAAGTCTTTTTTTCGTAAAATCAATGCCGAGAGCGTTACCGATGGCATCGGAGATCTCGCTTCGGTAATCGAACATGTAGAGGTTATCCTGCTCATTGGAGCAGGCGATTCTGTTTAGGCACTCAACAATCCTTTCCGCCGAGAAACGCCGTTCCGTTTTCTTCTGAATAAGCCGTAAGATAATGAGAGCAATGAAACAGGTGAGGAAGTGCGCACCGATGCGGTCTTCCCGAGAGACGTATACCGGGCGCGCCTCAAGCGTACCCTTCGTGACCCTGAAGGTTTCCTCAATCTCCCACAGCCCACGGTATGTATCAATAATCTCCCCATCGGACATATGCAGTTCACTGGTGACGATTGCATAATAACCATCGTACATTTCCTCTTGCGCAAGTTTATCAGAATCAAAGTATGGACGTTGCTTACCTTCAAGGACTTCACCCGTCTCCTTATCGAATTCCAGATGTTTGACGTACTTGGCCGCGCCGTAGGTTATGGCTTTGTTATACTTCTTTGGATCCGCCACAAGATCCAATGCCTTTTTCACAACCTCTTTCCGCTCCGCCCTTGCTTTGTCCGCGTACTTCTTTGCCCAGAACACAACTTGCTTTTCATACACAGTCTTCTTTGCCGTCTTGCCACTTTTCATGGTTACATTAATGTCCCGCGCAATTCTCCTGCTCTTTATTTTGAATTCGGCATCCTCGCCGGCCGGCTTGCCGTCAGTTCCGACATAACCCTCGTTATCAAGCACATAATTTTTAAAAGCGTCCGTGCCGCCGCGGACAGAAAAACTAAACACATATCCATTACTGTTCTTTCCGCCGGTCAGGTAATAAATGTTGTCGCCTGTGATGATCCCCATGTCGGCGACCACCACGATCCTGCCTGTGCCGTAATTCTTCCTGACTTCGCCGATGACGGAGCGGAATGTTTCTTTATCCAGCTTGTTTCCGGGAAAAAGTTCATAATGCAGCGGAATTCCGTCTGCGTCCATCGCAAGTCCCATTTGGACGACCGGGTCGTGGCGATGCTCTTTCGACCTGCCGTATTTACGTAACTCATCCGCCTCGTCGACCTCAAAGTAGAAATTCGTGACATCATAGTAGATCGTCTTTGTGTTGCTCCCGTATTTCTCTGCGATCTGCCCGTGCAGATACCGTTGGAATTCCTTGGCGATCTTTGCAAAATGCGAAAGGGCACGGTACACATCCGCAAGCGAAAAATTAAAGCGCTCAAAATAACGGCGCCGTTCTTCGAACGCCTTCTTCTTGGAACCGGGCGATAGTAGTCTGGAGACGACAAGCAACATCATGATGGAGTTAGTGTTAAACTTGAAACTTTCATTACGTGCTCGGTTATTGAAGAAGCGATGCAGTCCGAGTTCATGGTAGATCTTTAAGATTGCGACATAACCAAAATTTTTCCTGTCATCAGCCCCTTGGACGAGCTGTTCATCCATGTTGATGGTCAGTGTCAGCTTTTTCTTTTTGTTTTCTTCCTCCGTCATCTTGCGGGCGACTTCTTTGAAATGAGCGATGGGATCGTCATATTCCTTTTCCAGCTCATCCAAGTAACCCAGGGACTTTATGGTTCGATCAGTTGAAATATTGGTTACGGGGTTTCTGTATTTTTGGGCGATAACAAGATAGGTTCTGCCTGATTCTTTTCGATACGTTTTTTTGAGATACATAACAAGAAACCTCCCATATCTGCATAGCCAGACCATGTCTCTATTATAACATATTGTGCCAAATTATGCCACATAAAAATGAATAAAATTTAAAATAAAAAAACCCTTGCGGCCTTATGTCGCAAGGGTGTTCGGGTTTTCTCTAGTTAACTAGGCTGTTAAACTAACGGGGAGTTGGAAAAAGGTTTTAATCATATAGACAATTCAGTAAAAGTATGTTAAATTTTAAATATACGCTATATGAAAATAGGATGGTGAGAATCATCTGTTGGTCCGCTGAAGGCGGATATATTTTGAATATTTTTTTTGAAAAATATTATGCCATGAAGGTTTTTAACCTGCAGAAGCGGGGATTAACTTTCATGGCATTTTAATTTGGGTTAAAGGTTTAACCTTGGCATGCCTTTGACCTCGTTAAACAATTGTTCTACTACCGGGTTTGCACATGTACCGGTAGTATAATAGTTCCTTCTTTCAATCGGCGGATGGGGTTGGTAATCCTTAAACTAACTCTATCGCCGGGTTTTTCCCGCTGAATCTTAAGTAATAGCCATGAAGGTTAGAATTCCACAAGGAGTGGAGTTTTGAACTTCATGGTTTTTTTATTTCGTTAAGCATATTACATGAGAGGAGATGATGTATTGAATAAGATGGAAATCATGCGGAAAATTGAGCAGGAAGAAATAGTTATCATTCAAGAAGAGGTTAAAGTAGATTTTGATAATCGTCAGCAATCGCCTATCGGTTTTCAGTGGCATAACCGGCATTATGAGGTTTTAGAAGTATTAACAATGAGTAAAGATTTATGTGAAAATTTAAACTATCTAGTATTAACAAATAAAGGAATTTTTAAGCTGATATTGGTGAAAGATAATAACCAATTAACTATTTCTAAAAGCAAGTGGGTATTAAATTTCCAAGTGATGGAAGATATCGCCTATCCAAATAAGAGGGTCAATGCAGTCATTCACTGAAAACTATCAGGTCAATTTGCTTATTACCATGTTTTAGGCTTAGGATGGAAAAGGAGGGAAAAAATATGCAAAGAAAGTACCTGTTGTTGCTACTATTGGGTTGTTTGTTATGTGTATTTATTGCGGCCGGTTGTGGCGGGGAGGACGATAATGACGCTGCTGCTGACCGGCAGGATACTTCCGGTCAGCAGCAATTGATTGTCGCTATATCAACTGATGTGTCTAATTGGGATTTGGATAAGTTTCCCGAAGGCGATAGCCGGTTTCCCTGGTCACAAATTTATGAAACTCTAGTGCGGCTGGATACAGATTTAAAAGAGCAACCTGGTTTAGCTGTTTCCTGGGAGCCGTCCGAAGGGGGTAAGGTTTGGACATTTCACCTGCGTAAAGGGGTTAAGTTTAGCGATGGGTCACCGTTAAATGCCGAAGCGGTAGTATATTCATACAGCTCGCGAGCTGATGTAGTTAAACGCAAAATGCTGCCGGTACAAAGCATTGAGCCGGTGGATGAATACACCGTAAAGTTTACATGTTCTCAGCCTACGCCGCTGCCTTCCTATTTTACCCACGTCGCCTGGCCTGTGATGAGCCTAATGAGCCTGGATGACGGAGGAGCTTTCAAGGGTCCGATAGGTACGGGGCCTTATAAATTAGATAAGCACCTGACTGATCAGGAAATTGTAATGGTTCGTAACGAGCATTACTGGGGGGAGCCGGGCACGCTGGATAAGATTATATTTAAAGTGATTCCCGATGCTTCCGCCCGGTCAATGGCCTTGCAATCCGGTCAGGTGGATATGGCATTAAAAATTAACGAGTTTGATATAGAAAATTTGGAATCGCAAGCTGGAATTAATATTTACAAAAAACCTTCTACTTTTACTGATTTTTTGCAGTTTAATACTGAAAAATCTCCCTTTGACGATGTTAATGTGCGGCGGGCTGTGTCTTATACCGTAGACAGTGAAAAAATCGTGCAACAGATGTTGGCCGGTATTGGCGTTCCTGCCAAGGGCAGGCCCATTTCGCCGGTGATGCAGTTTAGTAAATCCGATTTGAAAATTGAGCCGGATATACAAAGGGCCAGGGATTTATTAGCTGCGGCGGGCTGGAAAGATACGGATGGGGACGGCATACTGGAAAATGGCGGGCAACCCTTGCAAGTTTCCATGCTGCTGGCTCCCTGGAGTCCCAGACAAAAAATAGAAGCGGAAGCCATCCAAGGCCAATTAAAGGAAGTTGGTATTGATTTAAAGCTAACGGTTATGGAAACCGGTGCCCTTACCGCAGCGGAAAAAGCAGGCGAATTTGATATATTGCTGCGTTCCGGTTACTACACCTGGGGTAGCTACCCGCATCATTTTAAAATTCACACCACCAACCATATGTATGGACACTGGGATAACAGTGAATATGACCGCCTGGTGGCACAGGCTGAAGCTGCTCTGGGTGAAAATGAAAAAAAAGAACTGTATAAAAAACTGCAGCAAATAATTATCGATCAGTTACCTGCATTGTATACCATTCACGAAGAAAAGGTGGTCGCCACCCGGGATTGGGTAAAAAATTATCAAATCACATCTGAGGATCCCTGGCTTAATCTAGCCGGGGTAAAGGTGGAAAAATAAGATACGGAGGGATGAGGCGTGGATACCCACAGGGAATGGTTTAATAAAAAGGCTGAAACGTGGGACAATGTTGTCCTTGAGGCTGAGAGGTGCCACCGTTTATTTGATTTAATTACGGTACTGGACATACAAAGGGACAGCCGGGTTTTGGATGTGGCTAGCGGAACCGGTATCTTGATACCCTGGCTTTTAGAGATTGTGGGTACGGGGGGAAAGGTGGTTGCCGTTGATTTTGCAGAAAAAATGATTGATGTTGCCAGGGGTAAGTATGGTGATACGGGAGTTGATTTACTGGTTGCCGATGTGCAGCAGCTACCTTTTGAGGATAATAGTTTTGATGAGGTAATATGCAATTCCGCGTTTCCTCACTTTGCCGGCAAGCTCGATGCTATGCGGGAAATGTCCCGGGTGCTCAAAAGCGGCGGCAGGTTGACTATATGCCACCCTGCACCCAGGGAAGAACTGAATAATTTTCATCGCTGTTTAGGTGGTGTCGTTGGTAACGACATGCTGCCGTCTGAGAGTGAAATGCGGCAGATGGCTGTAAAAGCGGGTTTAGATAGTGTTTTCATAAAGGATGGTCCCGCAACTTATTTGTTTACGTGTCGTAAAGTTAGATAGAGCGGCATTGATAGTGCCTATATGTTTTATTTATTGGATATTGTTTGTAGTATATACAAAATTGTCTTGTTTCTTGGATGTCTTATTTAATTGGAGTTTATAAATATGAGTTATTACCTCGTTAAACGCTTGCTTTATCTTGTACCCGTTATGCTGGGTGTATCGATTATCACTTTTGGATTGGTCAGCCTGGCACCCGGAGATCCGGCGGAAATAATCATGCAGTCCGGGGGAACGGAGGTAACCAGGGAAGCTGTGGAGGCAATGCGGGAGGAACTGGGTTTAAATGATCCGGTACATATCCGTTATTTCCACTGGCTAAATGACGTGCTTCACTTGGATCTGGGGGAGTCCTATCGTACCGGCAGGCCGGTGGCTGAGGAAATCTTCTGCCGTTTTCCGGCCACTCTGGAACTGAGCCTGGCGGCGGTACTATTTATGCTGTTGGTGGCTCTGCCCTCGGGTATTCTGGCCGCGTTGCACCGCCATGCCTTTGTGGATCATATCAGCCGGATCTGGGCGCTGGTAGGTGCATCCGTGCCCGATTTCTGGCTTGGTTTGTTGTTGATTTATTATTTCTCCGTGAAGCTGGGTATTTTCCCCGTGATGGGCCGCGAGGGAGTGAAGCACCTGGTGCTGCCGGCGGTAACCCTGGGGTTTGGTTTGGCGGCCATGTATGCCCGTCTGCTGCGGGCCAGCATGCTGGAGGTTCTGGAACAGGATTATATAAAGGTGGCCAGAGCCAGAGGATTAAAAGAAAAACTAATAATCGGCCGGCATGCTTTTAAAAACGCTCTTTTGCCGGTGGTGACCGCTCTGGGTATGAGGTTGGGACACCTTCTGGGCGGGGCGGTGATCGTAGAAACTGTGTTTGCCTGGCCTGGGGTGGGCAGATTATTGGTGGATGCTATTTTTAACCGGGATTACCCGGTAATTCAAGGCTATGCGCTGACCATGGCTGTTGTGTTTGTATTTATCAACTTGCTGGTTGACATATCTTACTTTTACCTTGATCCGCGCATTCGCCTGGGAAGGGGTAATAATGTATTTCGGTCATGATATTGAGCTGTTAATGCTTTCATATGGTAGCTTTGCATGATTATATAATGAAACTTGGCTGCTAATGTGTTGAGAGGAATTGGTATTTGGTGCGGACGAGGGCTGAGGGGATAAAAAAGGCTGTGCCGAGAACGCTGACCGGGGGGAAGCGGGAAGGAATTTTATCCGCGGTCATGGGCCGGTTGGTTCGGGATAAATTAGCGCTTGTGGGGTTGGGAGTAATCGTTGCTGTTGCTGCTCTGGGGTTGTTTGCGCCTTTTCTGGTGCCTCACGACCCGGTGCAAGTGGATCTGGGGCAAAAACTAATCAGGCCTTGTGCGGAATACCCACTGGGCACGGACCATTTGGGACGCTGTATTTTCTCCCGGGTGATTTACGGTACGCGGGTTTCCCTTTCTACCGCTGTGCTTATTTTAACGGTAATTATTTTTATCAGCGTGCCCGTGGGTACCGTTTCAGGCTATGTTGGAGGAAAGCTGGACAATATGGTCATGCGGTTCATAGACATACTGTTGGCTTTTCCCGGACTGGTGTTGGCCTTGGTGATAGCGGGTATGCTGGGCCCGGGGCTGATTAACGTAATGATCGCTCTAAGTGCTGTCTGGTGGGTAGATTATGCCAGAATCATCCGTAGTATGGTCCTTTCAGTAAAGGAAAAGGAATTTGTTGCCGCCGCCAGAGCCTCCGGTGCCACCCACAGCCAAATTATTTACCGCCATGTATTGCCCAACATAATATCACCGGTCATTGTGCTGGCTACACTGGATATGGGCAAGCTGATTCTGACCATTTCCGGTCTTTCCTTTCTGGGTTTGGGGGCGCAGCCGCCTACTCCGGAATGGGGGGCCATGCTCAATGACGGCAGGCCTTATATGCAGGTGGCCCCACATTTGATGCTTTTCCCCGGGCTGGCAATCATGCTGCTGGTACTGGCTTTTAACTTGCTCGGTGACGGATTGCGCGACGCTTTTGACCCCAGGGGGGATAATCGCGGGTAACCATATTTGCGGCAAGTATGCCGCCGGGGTGCAAACAACATCAATAGGCGGGTGGTGAAAGAATGTCTTGTAGTTCTGTGTTGAGCGTAAGTAATTTACATACGTATTTTTATACCCGGCAGGGAGCGGTTAAGGCTGTAAACGGTATCAGTTTTGATTTAAAAACAGGTCGGACTTTGGCGATCGTTGGAGAGAGCGGTTCGGGTAAAACTGTAACCGCGCTTTCAATCTTCGGTTTAATTGACCCGCCCGGTAAAATTGTCCGCGGGGATATTTGTCTGGACGGGTGCAATTTGCTAAACCTGTCCCAAACCGAACTGCGCCGGATACGCGGCAAAAAAATGACTATGGTTTTCCAGGATCCCATGACCTCGTTGAACCCGGTTTTAACTATTGGGACCCAGTTTATTGAGACCTTGAGCTGCCACGCAAGCATAACCGGGGCGGAGGTTAAAAGGCAAGCGAGGGAAATGTTGAAAAAAATCGGATTGCCGCAGCCCGAAAAAATAATGAAGAGGTACCCGTTTCAGTTAAGCGGTGGTCAGCGGCAGCGGGTGATGATCGCTATGGCCCTGGCCATGCGCCCCAGACTGCTGGTTGCTGATGAGCCCACCACTGCTCTGGATGTTACCGTTCAGGCGCAAATACTTTATGAAATGCGCCAGTTGATCAAGGATTGCCGGGCCGGTGTTTTATTGATTACCCACGACCTGGGAGTGGTGGCTGAAATGGCTGACGAGGTGGCGGTGATGTATGCCGGATCTATAGTTGAGTATGGGAATGTTTATGATGTTTTTGACAATCCCCTGCACCCTTATACAAGGGCTTTGCTTAAATCAGTTCCTCGTCCGGGAGTGATGGGTGAAGAATTGACAACTGTTCAGGGGCAGCCGCCAAGTCTTATTAATATGCCCGGGAGGTGTGCTTTCCTGCCCCGCTGCGAGCAAAAAACTTGGGGGTGCCGGGACGGCGTTCCTTTGTTGAAGGAAGTTGAACCGGGCCATGCGGTGGCCTGCCACCGGGCAGCGGCGGGTAAACCCGGAAAGGTGAAATTGCGTGAGCTTGCTTGATGTGCAAGGCTTGATAAAGTATCACCGCTTAAGTAGTGGGGTTTTTTCAGCCCGCAGTGAAAAAATCCATGCGGTGGACGGCGTTTCTTTAATTGTTGAAAAGGGGGAAACCCTTGGCCTGGTTGGTGAGAGTGGCTGTGGTAAAAGCACTTTGGCCCGGCTGATATTAAGATTGGAAAACCATGACGGCGGCAGGATTATATTTGATGGACAAGATATTACCGGCCTGGCAGGGAAAAGGTTGCGTTGCATAAGGCGCCGGATGCAGATGATTTTTCAAGATACCTATGCTTCTCTTAACCCCCGGATGACCGTTGGTGCTATCGTTGGTGAGCCTCTGGCCAATTACCGGGTGGGAACGCGGCGGGAGCAAAAAGAAAAGGTGCGGCAATTGTTGCAAACCGTTGGCTTAAGCCACGAACATGCCGCGCGTTATCCCCATGAATTCAGCGGCGGCCAGCGCCAGCGTATTGGCATTGCCAGGGCGCTGGCCTTACAGCCCGACCTTGTGGTCTGTGATGAACCTGTTTCCAATCTGGATGTATCTGTTCGGGCCCAAATTGTAAATTTGTTAATGCAATTAAAAAAACAGTTAGGCCTTGCCTATTTATTTATTTCCCATGATCTGACAATAGTCAGCTATATCAGTGACCGGGTGGCGATAATGTACTTGGGGAAAATCGTAGAGATGTTGCCCGGCGGCGATTTGGCTGTAAAGGCCAGGCATCCCTATACTCGGGCACTACTGGCGGCGGTACCGGTACATCACCCGCGGTTAAGGGGCGACAAGGAACTGCTGGTGGAAGGTGAACCTCCCGATCCGGTGAGCCCGCCGGCAGGCTGCCGCTTCCATCCTCGCTGTCCCCGGGCGCAGGAAAAATGCCGGGTGTCGGAGCCACTTCTGGAACCCATCGGCGCGGGGCACCAGGTAGCCTGTCATTTGGCGGGGGCTTAGCGTTGGTTTTAGATTTATATGCGCATTTCCAGAGAGGCTTGGCTTAAATTGATAGCAAGCCTTATGCCAAGGCCATTCAAGATAAATTCTTAAATAGTGCTATAAGCTAAGTAGTTCATGTTTTTGAAAAACAAATTTATATT from Desulfoscipio gibsoniae DSM 7213 encodes:
- the nikB gene encoding nickel ABC transporter permease, which gives rise to MSYYLVKRLLYLVPVMLGVSIITFGLVSLAPGDPAEIIMQSGGTEVTREAVEAMREELGLNDPVHIRYFHWLNDVLHLDLGESYRTGRPVAEEIFCRFPATLELSLAAVLFMLLVALPSGILAALHRHAFVDHISRIWALVGASVPDFWLGLLLIYYFSVKLGIFPVMGREGVKHLVLPAVTLGFGLAAMYARLLRASMLEVLEQDYIKVARARGLKEKLIIGRHAFKNALLPVVTALGMRLGHLLGGAVIVETVFAWPGVGRLLVDAIFNRDYPVIQGYALTMAVVFVFINLLVDISYFYLDPRIRLGRGNNVFRS
- a CDS encoding class I SAM-dependent methyltransferase is translated as MDTHREWFNKKAETWDNVVLEAERCHRLFDLITVLDIQRDSRVLDVASGTGILIPWLLEIVGTGGKVVAVDFAEKMIDVARGKYGDTGVDLLVADVQQLPFEDNSFDEVICNSAFPHFAGKLDAMREMSRVLKSGGRLTICHPAPREELNNFHRCLGGVVGNDMLPSESEMRQMAVKAGLDSVFIKDGPATYLFTCRKVR
- a CDS encoding ABC transporter ATP-binding protein yields the protein MSCSSVLSVSNLHTYFYTRQGAVKAVNGISFDLKTGRTLAIVGESGSGKTVTALSIFGLIDPPGKIVRGDICLDGCNLLNLSQTELRRIRGKKMTMVFQDPMTSLNPVLTIGTQFIETLSCHASITGAEVKRQAREMLKKIGLPQPEKIMKRYPFQLSGGQRQRVMIAMALAMRPRLLVADEPTTALDVTVQAQILYEMRQLIKDCRAGVLLITHDLGVVAEMADEVAVMYAGSIVEYGNVYDVFDNPLHPYTRALLKSVPRPGVMGEELTTVQGQPPSLINMPGRCAFLPRCEQKTWGCRDGVPLLKEVEPGHAVACHRAAAGKPGKVKLRELA
- the nikC gene encoding nickel ABC transporter permease subunit NikC, which gives rise to MVRTRAEGIKKAVPRTLTGGKREGILSAVMGRLVRDKLALVGLGVIVAVAALGLFAPFLVPHDPVQVDLGQKLIRPCAEYPLGTDHLGRCIFSRVIYGTRVSLSTAVLILTVIIFISVPVGTVSGYVGGKLDNMVMRFIDILLAFPGLVLALVIAGMLGPGLINVMIALSAVWWVDYARIIRSMVLSVKEKEFVAAARASGATHSQIIYRHVLPNIISPVIVLATLDMGKLILTISGLSFLGLGAQPPTPEWGAMLNDGRPYMQVAPHLMLFPGLAIMLLVLAFNLLGDGLRDAFDPRGDNRG
- a CDS encoding ABC transporter substrate-binding protein — encoded protein: MQRKYLLLLLLGCLLCVFIAAGCGGEDDNDAAADRQDTSGQQQLIVAISTDVSNWDLDKFPEGDSRFPWSQIYETLVRLDTDLKEQPGLAVSWEPSEGGKVWTFHLRKGVKFSDGSPLNAEAVVYSYSSRADVVKRKMLPVQSIEPVDEYTVKFTCSQPTPLPSYFTHVAWPVMSLMSLDDGGAFKGPIGTGPYKLDKHLTDQEIVMVRNEHYWGEPGTLDKIIFKVIPDASARSMALQSGQVDMALKINEFDIENLESQAGINIYKKPSTFTDFLQFNTEKSPFDDVNVRRAVSYTVDSEKIVQQMLAGIGVPAKGRPISPVMQFSKSDLKIEPDIQRARDLLAAAGWKDTDGDGILENGGQPLQVSMLLAPWSPRQKIEAEAIQGQLKEVGIDLKLTVMETGALTAAEKAGEFDILLRSGYYTWGSYPHHFKIHTTNHMYGHWDNSEYDRLVAQAEAALGENEKKELYKKLQQIIIDQLPALYTIHEEKVVATRDWVKNYQITSEDPWLNLAGVKVEK
- a CDS encoding ABC transporter ATP-binding protein, producing MSLLDVQGLIKYHRLSSGVFSARSEKIHAVDGVSLIVEKGETLGLVGESGCGKSTLARLILRLENHDGGRIIFDGQDITGLAGKRLRCIRRRMQMIFQDTYASLNPRMTVGAIVGEPLANYRVGTRREQKEKVRQLLQTVGLSHEHAARYPHEFSGGQRQRIGIARALALQPDLVVCDEPVSNLDVSVRAQIVNLLMQLKKQLGLAYLFISHDLTIVSYISDRVAIMYLGKIVEMLPGGDLAVKARHPYTRALLAAVPVHHPRLRGDKELLVEGEPPDPVSPPAGCRFHPRCPRAQEKCRVSEPLLEPIGAGHQVACHLAGA
- a CDS encoding IS1634 family transposase — encoded protein: MYLKKTYRKESGRTYLVIAQKYRNPVTNISTDRTIKSLGYLDELEKEYDDPIAHFKEVARKMTEEENKKKKLTLTINMDEQLVQGADDRKNFGYVAILKIYHELGLHRFFNNRARNESFKFNTNSIMMLLVVSRLLSPGSKKKAFEERRRYFERFNFSLADVYRALSHFAKIAKEFQRYLHGQIAEKYGSNTKTIYYDVTNFYFEVDEADELRKYGRSKEHRHDPVVQMGLAMDADGIPLHYELFPGNKLDKETFRSVIGEVRKNYGTGRIVVVADMGIITGDNIYYLTGGKNSNGYVFSFSVRGGTDAFKNYVLDNEGYVGTDGKPAGEDAEFKIKSRRIARDINVTMKSGKTAKKTVYEKQVVFWAKKYADKARAERKEVVKKALDLVADPKKYNKAITYGAAKYVKHLEFDKETGEVLEGKQRPYFDSDKLAQEEMYDGYYAIVTSELHMSDGEIIDTYRGLWEIEETFRVTKGTLEARPVYVSREDRIGAHFLTCFIALIILRLIQKKTERRFSAERIVECLNRIACSNEQDNLYMFDYRSEISDAIGNALGIDFTKKRLRLSDIKNILANSKK